DNA sequence from the Ochotona princeps isolate mOchPri1 chromosome 5, mOchPri1.hap1, whole genome shotgun sequence genome:
ATCTTTCATGGTCACAGGAACTGGCAGGGGTCACTATTCACTAAAATTCAGTTACTACGCAGGGATAAACAGGAGCCGCTGTGTGCCAGGAACACAGTGGATGTGTTTATTGCATTTGTATTGTGGAACACGGGGAAAGCACAGCCTAGTACAAGTCAATGACCCGTCTCAGAGAGCCGACTTTGGCATCCATGGCCCCCAAGTCATGGTAGCGTCTGTAGTCTCCAGGTCTGAGCAGGTACTGCCGCCCACGGTAGCTGGGCATCTCATAGAGGACCCAGCAGCCCTCCAGCACATGGAGGGAGTAGACCTCATTGAGACGGAAGCGATCGTGGATGCAGGAGCAATCTTCAGTGAGCTCGCACACGAGTCCCCAGTACTCGTCTCTCTCATATAGCCTTatcctgtgagaactggtctgtGGTGACGATAAACAGAAGAAGAATTAACAGTGTGCTTCCCTGGGGCCAACCAAAGGGACCTTGTCAGTCTGCGTCCACATGGAGCACAATTTTCACACCTTCTCTAATCCTACTCCTTATGTTGTTCTACTCAAGAGACAGGCAGAAATAAAGCTGACTTGAGTAGTGAACCTGAGAGCTTATGGAAGAAACAAGACACAGGGCATGGGAGCCCTCTCACAGGCTAGCTCACCAGactgccagaggagctgccatttctgtttcctttgtgaCTTCACGTCACCAAGTCGTAGTTGGATTCATCTTTCAGTCACTTTGACACTCACAATTTGTCTCCATCTTTTTACATGATATTTTGCCAAGCCATTTGTAatttgaggctttttttttctcatctcaaaTAAATGTGCTTTCAGGTTTACCATTTGTTCTAGTTTAAACATGACTTCAATCCTAAATCTTATGCGCATTTGATGCCATGCTCTGTGTGGTTCAACAAGACGAAGCAGTCCTTTGGGGAAGATGGTGACTGTGCGTCCTAATTGGTCATCTGAGGTAGCCTTGTCAGAAGTGAGCTGATAATGAATCTCGGGAAATAGGAAGCCAGTGCTCTAGGATCCGAATCATTATGTCATAGAATGTACTAGAAAAAAAATATCAACCAGtcgaaatatatatatatattcatcttgTTTCCCATAGCctgttattttttaatcattgaaAGAATTGTGTGTGAGTCAGGCCTTGGTGCAATGGAGAAGATGTTGTTTGAGGAGGTATCCATCCTATGTCAGCCAGGGTTCCAGTCTtggtttcacttctgatcccagcttcctgttaatacctACTGTGGAAAGCAGTTCATGGTGGCTTAagaagctgggtccctgccagtcccatgagagatctggattagGAGCACAGctcccaggcatttggggagtgagccagtagatgggaggTTTTTCCTTAGAAGCCTTGCTGTACGGGTTCTGGCCTGGAGCAAACGGACATTTGTCAACATCAGCCACCAACTACTGATGCTTTCATGCTAGGTCCTAGAAGCAGAACTCACGTAAGGAATGGTGCGGCAGGAGCGGATTGAATCGCTGAGGCCCATCCACTGCTGGTAGTCGGGGTATTCGCCCCGCCGCAGGAAGTACTGGTGGCCCTGGTAGTTGGGGCGCTCATAGAGCATCCAGCAGCCGCTGTCCACGCAGATGGAGTTGCAGCTGCTGAAGTAGGGCTGCAGGTTGGGGCAGTCGCTGCTGCAGTGGTAGCAGCGGCCCTGGAAGCCCCGTCCTCGTAGAAGGTGATCTACAGTGGAAAACAAGTGACAGCAGAGAGTGAGCTGGATGGCATGTCCCCTACCCAGAGCAGATACTCCCTAGCCACAGTGCGGTACCTTGGTGGGCTCACCTTCCCCATGGCTGTTGATACCGGATGTTCAGCGTCCACTGTGGTGGCGAGGAGAATGGCAGGCGGCATATATAGCAGGACGGATGCTGCGTTGGCAAGAACAACACAAAAGAGACCTGGGGGTAGTGCGTAAGGGGATTTCTGTGTTCTGTCTGTTTTTCATTTGGGATCATGGGGCAGGGGACTGTCGTTCTCTCTGGCATTTTCGAGTTGTCCTCAGCAGCTCCAGTGAAAGGTATTGAAGTCAGCAGAGGCATTCTGACCTTGGAGACAAAGGGCGGCCCTCTCGTCCCAGGCAGCACTCTGGAAATACGGTGCATGCCCCGCATTGCACAGTGTTTGCCTATGAAACTGCTGAGATGGAGCGGGGTGCTTTCATCTGAGGGACACACGAAGCTTGCATGAGTTCCAGAAGGACTTGAGGTGTGAAGCGGCAGCCCCAAATCCCAAGCTAAAGGCCCTCTAGTAGAAAGCACAATTTCTTCAGCATGATGTGCCTTCTTTCGAAAGAAAAATCATAGATTTGATTCATGAAAGATCAGAACTCTGTTTGCTCCAACATGTCAGTCATAGCTATCAATGAATGGTAAGATTATAGCTCCCAGTTCATGCCTTTAtctattctttttgttgttttctatttCCTTAATTTTCTAATATATTCCACCTTTATGAGATGAAAGAAcaggaaaattattttgaaatgtgtgACTTTGAGTTAATGGTAAAAAGCAGTAAATTTtggaaatatgtatattttattttgacattaaATACCTCTCTTTGCACTTAAAGAAATCTCCTGAGCGTCTGTGGAATGCCCGAGAGAGCAGGAAGGCACAGGACGCTGCTGCTCCTCTCCCACCAGCACCCTTCCAGGGCTGCCTTCCCTCGAAAACCAGCACCGAGCTA
Encoded proteins:
- the LOC101531475 gene encoding LOW QUALITY PROTEIN: gamma-crystallin A (The sequence of the model RefSeq protein was modified relative to this genomic sequence to represent the inferred CDS: inserted 1 base in 1 codon); its protein translation is MGKITFYEDXGFQGRCYHCSSDCPNLQPYFSSCNSICVDSGCWMLYERPNYQGHQYFLRRGEYPDYQQWMGLSDSIRSCRTIPYTSSHRIRLYERDEYWGLVCELTEDCSCIHDRFRLNEVYSLHVLEGCWVLYEMPSYRGRQYLLRPGDYRRYHDLGAMDAKVGSLRRVIDLY